A region of Streptomyces deccanensis DNA encodes the following proteins:
- a CDS encoding DUF2079 domain-containing protein, with protein MVSSAPSTQPSVPSLIPGPVAVSGAPAAPGRRFSLAGREPYLIAVGLFVAYTIVSVGRYLRLGTRSYDLGIYEQAVRAYAHLQAPIVELKGPGYNVLGDHFSPVTMLLAPFYRVFPSPVTLLVIQAALFALSAVPVTRAATWALGRARGLALGVAYGLSWGLQNAVDFDFHEICFAVPLIAFSLEALLRRRWRAALLWGLPLVLVKEDQGLTLAMIAAVVAFRARRQGAARVVPYAVAVASFGAVATLLAFTMIIPAFNTTGSSDYLTKVGGAGPLDGLDVKIRTVLWLLIPTSGLLALRSPILLAVLPTLGWRFVSADDNYWGTTFHYSAVLMPIITLALVDALPGARHSARPWLRSYAVHLPTAVLAASLALTTALPLGNLTKADAYRVPDDVKAVDKMIATIPDGATVEANIGPIARLTSRCRVFWIGRTKGLAPDYIVFNNNSRWVKDVPAYARQLHPRDTYVLRGVIQGFVLLERTSPATTSSVTTERSSS; from the coding sequence CCGCTGCTCCCGGTCGGCGGTTCTCCCTCGCGGGGCGGGAGCCGTATCTGATCGCTGTCGGGCTGTTCGTGGCGTACACGATCGTGTCGGTCGGGCGGTATCTGAGGCTGGGGACGCGGTCGTACGACCTGGGGATCTACGAGCAGGCGGTGCGGGCGTACGCGCACCTCCAGGCGCCGATCGTCGAGCTGAAGGGGCCGGGGTACAACGTCCTCGGGGACCACTTCAGCCCGGTCACCATGCTGCTCGCGCCGTTCTACCGGGTGTTTCCGTCACCCGTGACGCTGCTGGTGATCCAGGCCGCGCTGTTCGCGCTGTCGGCGGTGCCGGTGACCCGCGCGGCGACCTGGGCGCTGGGGCGGGCGCGGGGGCTCGCGCTCGGGGTGGCGTACGGGCTGTCATGGGGGCTGCAGAACGCCGTCGACTTCGACTTCCACGAGATCTGCTTCGCGGTCCCGCTGATCGCGTTCTCCCTGGAGGCCCTGCTGCGCCGGCGCTGGCGGGCGGCGCTCCTGTGGGGACTGCCGCTGGTGCTGGTCAAGGAGGACCAGGGGCTGACGCTGGCGATGATCGCGGCCGTCGTCGCGTTCCGGGCCCGACGGCAGGGAGCGGCCCGCGTGGTGCCGTACGCCGTCGCGGTCGCGTCCTTCGGCGCCGTCGCCACCCTGCTCGCCTTCACCATGATCATCCCGGCCTTCAACACCACCGGCTCCTCCGACTATCTGACCAAGGTCGGCGGTGCGGGCCCCCTCGACGGCCTGGACGTCAAGATCCGTACCGTTCTCTGGCTGCTGATCCCGACCAGCGGGCTGCTCGCCCTGCGCTCCCCGATCCTGCTCGCCGTGCTGCCCACCCTGGGCTGGCGGTTCGTGTCCGCCGACGACAACTACTGGGGCACGACCTTCCACTACAGCGCCGTCCTGATGCCGATCATCACCCTCGCCCTCGTCGACGCGCTCCCGGGTGCCCGCCACAGCGCCCGGCCGTGGCTGCGCTCGTACGCCGTCCATCTGCCGACGGCCGTCCTCGCGGCCTCGCTCGCGCTGACGACCGCGCTGCCGCTGGGCAACCTGACCAAGGCGGACGCCTACCGGGTGCCGGACGACGTCAAGGCCGTGGACAAGATGATCGCCACCATCCCCGACGGGGCGACCGTCGAGGCCAACATCGGCCCGATCGCCCGGCTGACCTCCCGCTGCCGGGTCTTCTGGATCGGCCGGACCAAGGGCCTCGCCCCCGACTACATCGTCTTCAACAACAACTCGCGCTGGGTGAAGGACGTCCCCGCGTACGCGCGACAGCTGCATCCGCGCGACACGTACGTCCTCCGGGGTGTCATCCAGGGATTCGTGCTCCTCGAGCGCACCTCTCCGGCCACCACCTCTTCAGTCACCACCGAGCGCTCGTCGTCCTGA
- a CDS encoding ABC transporter permease, giving the protein MSVMKTSMRNFFAHKGRMALSAIAVMLSVAFVTGTLVFTDTMGTTFDKLFAATSSDVTVSAKGASDSGETQSDNGKPPVMPASVVDKVGGADGVKSAEGTVFSTSVTVVDADKDNLSPTSGAPTIVGNWNANDARTMKISSGNAPRGPDQIMVDADTADKHGLKLGDEIGVISAVGTHEAKISGIADFQVTNPGAAIFYLDTETAQKSLVGETGVYTNVNITAANGFTDAQVKKNVSAELGSAYKVQTAKEIADANAKDVGEFMSVMKYAMLGFAGIAFLVGIFLIINTFSMLVAQRTREIGLMRAIGSSRGQVNRSVLVEALLLGVFGSILGVAGGVGLAIGLMKLMSATGMNLSTDDLTVAWTTPAVGLLLGIVVTVLAAYVPARRAGKVSPMAALRDAGAPLDAKAGLVRAVIGLVLTGAGGYCLYLASAADKASEGSMWLGGGVVLSLIGFVVIGPLLAGAVVRVLGAVVLRAFGPVGRMAERNALRNPRRTGATGAALMIGLALVACLSVVGSSMVASATEQLDKTVGTDFIIQSDTGQLITPQAVQAAKSAEGVKNVTEYKWTQADFTTPDGKTLEKTAITAADPSYATDLATEVVAGKLADAYKPDSMSVHEKFAKDHDVTLGSKIAVAFKDGRTADLTVRAITSSDVVIDAGAMYTSIDTMAKYVPADKMPLDQLLFASAKEGQDAAAYKSLKAALHDYPQYEVRDQTDYKEALKGQIDQLLNMIYGLLALAIIVAILGVVNTLALSVVERTREIGLMRAIGLSRRQLRRMIRLESVVIALFGALLGLGLGMGWGATAQQLLALEGLNVLDIPWPTIIGVFIGSAFVGLFAALVPAFRAGRMNVLNAIATE; this is encoded by the coding sequence ATGAGTGTCATGAAGACCTCGATGCGCAACTTCTTCGCGCACAAGGGACGGATGGCGCTCTCCGCCATCGCGGTCATGCTGTCGGTGGCGTTCGTGACGGGGACCCTCGTCTTCACCGACACGATGGGCACCACGTTCGACAAGCTGTTCGCGGCCACCTCCTCCGACGTCACGGTCAGCGCCAAGGGCGCCTCGGACAGCGGTGAGACGCAGTCCGACAACGGCAAACCGCCGGTCATGCCCGCGTCGGTCGTGGACAAGGTGGGCGGCGCGGACGGCGTGAAGTCGGCCGAGGGCACCGTCTTCTCCACCTCGGTGACGGTCGTCGACGCCGACAAGGACAACCTCTCGCCCACCAGCGGCGCCCCGACCATCGTCGGCAACTGGAACGCCAACGACGCCCGCACCATGAAGATCTCCTCCGGCAACGCCCCGCGCGGACCGGACCAGATCATGGTCGACGCGGACACCGCCGACAAGCACGGCCTGAAGCTCGGCGACGAGATCGGCGTCATCAGCGCCGTCGGCACGCACGAGGCGAAGATCTCCGGCATCGCCGACTTCCAGGTCACCAACCCGGGCGCCGCGATCTTCTACCTCGACACCGAGACGGCGCAGAAGAGCCTCGTCGGCGAGACCGGCGTCTACACCAACGTCAACATCACCGCCGCGAACGGCTTCACGGACGCGCAGGTGAAGAAGAACGTCTCCGCCGAACTCGGCAGCGCCTACAAGGTGCAGACCGCCAAGGAGATCGCGGACGCCAACGCCAAGGACGTCGGCGAGTTCATGAGCGTGATGAAGTACGCCATGCTCGGCTTCGCCGGGATAGCCTTCCTGGTCGGCATCTTCCTGATCATCAACACGTTCTCGATGCTGGTCGCCCAGCGGACCCGTGAGATCGGCCTGATGCGGGCCATCGGCTCCAGCCGCGGCCAGGTCAACCGGTCGGTCCTCGTCGAGGCGCTGCTCCTGGGTGTCTTCGGCTCGATCCTCGGTGTCGCCGGCGGTGTCGGGCTCGCCATCGGCCTGATGAAGCTGATGAGCGCCACCGGCATGAACCTGTCCACCGACGACCTCACCGTCGCCTGGACCACCCCCGCGGTCGGTCTGCTCCTCGGCATCGTCGTCACCGTCCTCGCCGCCTACGTGCCCGCCCGGCGCGCCGGCAAGGTCTCCCCGATGGCCGCCCTGCGCGACGCCGGCGCCCCGCTGGACGCCAAGGCCGGCCTCGTCCGCGCCGTGATCGGCCTGGTCCTGACCGGCGCCGGCGGCTACTGCCTGTACCTGGCCTCCGCCGCCGACAAGGCGAGCGAGGGCTCGATGTGGCTGGGCGGCGGGGTCGTCCTGTCCCTCATCGGCTTCGTCGTCATCGGCCCGCTGCTGGCCGGAGCGGTGGTGCGGGTGCTGGGCGCGGTCGTCCTGCGGGCCTTCGGTCCCGTCGGCCGGATGGCCGAGCGCAACGCGCTGCGCAACCCCCGCCGTACGGGGGCCACCGGCGCCGCGCTGATGATCGGCCTCGCCCTGGTCGCCTGCCTCTCCGTCGTCGGCTCCTCCATGGTCGCCTCGGCCACCGAGCAGCTCGACAAGACGGTCGGCACGGACTTCATCATCCAGTCCGACACCGGCCAGCTGATCACCCCGCAGGCCGTGCAGGCCGCGAAGTCCGCCGAGGGCGTCAAGAACGTCACCGAGTACAAGTGGACCCAGGCCGACTTCACCACCCCCGACGGCAAGACGCTCGAGAAGACGGCGATCACCGCCGCCGACCCGAGCTACGCCACCGACCTCGCCACCGAGGTCGTCGCGGGCAAGCTGGCCGACGCGTACAAGCCCGACTCGATGTCCGTCCACGAGAAGTTCGCGAAGGACCACGACGTCACGCTCGGCTCGAAGATCGCCGTCGCCTTCAAGGACGGCCGCACGGCCGACCTGACGGTCCGCGCCATCACCAGCAGCGACGTCGTCATCGACGCCGGGGCGATGTACACCTCCATCGACACGATGGCGAAGTACGTCCCGGCCGACAAGATGCCGCTGGACCAGCTGCTCTTCGCCTCGGCGAAGGAGGGCCAGGACGCGGCCGCGTACAAGTCCCTCAAGGCCGCGCTGCACGACTACCCGCAGTACGAGGTCCGCGACCAGACGGACTACAAGGAGGCCCTGAAGGGCCAGATCGACCAGCTCCTGAACATGATCTACGGCCTGCTCGCCCTGGCGATCATCGTCGCGATCCTGGGAGTGGTGAACACGCTGGCCCTGTCGGTCGTCGAGCGGACCCGCGAGATCGGTCTGATGCGCGCCATCGGCCTCTCCCGCCGCCAGCTGCGCCGAATGATCCGGCTGGAGTCGGTCGTCATCGCCCTCTTCGGCGCGCTCCTCGGTCTGGGGCTGGGCATGGGCTGGGGCGCCACCGCGCAGCAGCTCCTCGCCCTGGAGGGCCTGAACGTCCTCGACATCCCGTGGCCCACGATCATCGGGGTCTTCATCGGCTCGGCCTTCGTGGGCCTGTTCGCCGCACTGGTCCCGGCGTTCCGGGCGGGCCGCATGAACGTCCTGAACGCGATCGCCACCGAGTAG
- a CDS encoding ABC transporter ATP-binding protein yields MTSAVTITRHGGTGGTTAVAARARQVVKAYGSGETRVVALDHVDVDIARGQFTAIMGPSGSGKSTLMHCLAGLDTVTSGQIHLDDTEITGLKDKKLTQLRRDRIGFIFQAFNLLPTLNAIENITLPMDIAGRKPNKEWLGRVVETVGLSDRLKHRPTQLSGGQQQRVAVARALAARPEIIFGDEPTGNLDSRAGAEVLGFLRRSVDELGQTIVMVTHDPVAASYADRVLYLADGRIVDEMFKPTAEAVLDRMKDFDARGRTS; encoded by the coding sequence GTGACATCGGCTGTGACCATCACCAGGCACGGGGGTACTGGAGGGACTACGGCCGTTGCCGCGCGGGCGCGGCAGGTCGTGAAGGCGTACGGGTCCGGTGAGACCCGCGTCGTCGCCCTCGACCACGTGGACGTGGACATCGCGCGGGGCCAGTTCACCGCGATCATGGGCCCCTCGGGGTCCGGCAAGTCCACCCTCATGCACTGCCTCGCCGGACTCGACACCGTGACGTCGGGTCAGATCCACCTCGACGACACCGAGATCACCGGGCTCAAGGACAAGAAGCTCACCCAGCTGCGCCGGGACCGGATCGGGTTCATCTTCCAGGCGTTCAACCTGCTGCCGACGCTGAACGCCATAGAGAACATCACCCTCCCCATGGACATCGCGGGGCGGAAGCCGAACAAGGAGTGGCTGGGGCGGGTCGTCGAGACCGTCGGGCTCTCCGACCGGCTCAAGCACCGGCCCACCCAGCTCTCCGGCGGCCAGCAGCAGCGCGTCGCCGTGGCCCGTGCCCTCGCCGCCCGGCCGGAGATCATCTTCGGCGACGAGCCGACGGGCAACCTGGACTCCCGCGCCGGCGCCGAGGTCCTCGGCTTCCTGCGCAGGTCGGTCGACGAGCTGGGCCAGACCATCGTGATGGTCACCCACGACCCGGTGGCCGCCTCGTACGCGGACCGGGTGCTGTACCTGGCCGACGGCCGCATCGTCGACGAGATGTTCAAGCCGACCGCCGAGGCCGTGCTGGACCGCATGAAGGACTTCGACGCCCGGGGGCGTACGTCATGA